The genomic interval ccctctctctctgtgtctctctcccccctctctctctctctgtctctctcccccctctctctctgtctctctctccccccctctctctcccctctctctctgtgtctctctcccccctctctctgtctctctcccctctctctctgtgtctctctcccccctctctctctctcccacctctctctctctgtctctctctccccccctctctctcccctctctctctgtgtctctctcccccctctctctctctctgtctctctcccccctctctctctctctctctctctcccacctctctctctctctcccccccctctctctctcccacctctctctctctctcccccccctctctctctcccacctctctctctNNNNNNNNNNNNNNNNNNNNNNNNNNNNNNNNNNNNNNNNNNNNNNNNNNNNNNNNNNNNNNNNNNNNNNNNNNNNNNNNNNNNNNNNNNNNNNNNNNNNNNNNNNNNNNNNNNNNNNNNNNNNNNNNNNNNNNNNNNNNNNNNNNNNNNNNNNNNNNNNNNNNNNNNNNNNNNNNNNNNNNNNNNNNNNNNNNNNNNNNgagacagagagagacagagacaggagagagagacagagacagagagagagacagagagagacagacagagagagagagagagagacagagagagagacagagagacagagagagagagacagagagagagagagagacagagagagagagacagagacagagagacacagagagagagagacagagagacagagagacagagagagagacagagagaaagagacagagagacagagagagagagacagagagagagagacagagagagacagagacagagagagacagagagacagagacaagagagagagagagagagacagagagacagagacagagagagagagacagagagagagacagagagacagagagacagagagagagagacagagagacagagagagagacagagagagagagagagacagagagacagagacagagagacagagagagagagacagagagacagagagagagacagagagagagagacagagagagagacagagagacagagagagagacagagagagagagacagagagagagacagagagagagacagagagacagagagagagacagagagagagagagagagacagagagacagagagagagacagagagagagagacagagagagagacagagagagagacagagagacagagagacagagagagagacagagagagagagagagagacagagagacagagagagagacagagagagagacagagagagagagagacagagagagagagagagagagacagagacagagagacagagagagagacagagagagagagagagagacagagagacagagagagagacagagagagagagagagagacagagagagagagagagagagagagagacagagagagagacagagagagagagacagagagacagagagacagatctACCAGGGTAGCTGCTGAAGGACAGTTTCCCCGTGGCCGTGTTGGCGTCGGTGATTTTGAAGTCCCAGTGTTTGTAGATCCTCAACATGGCGGCGTACGTGTACCAGCTGGAGTGAGCGAACAGGAGGTTCTCGTAGCCGGGCAGCAGCTGACAGAGACGATAGAAGAGTCTGAGTTAGTATTAAACTGATATCGCCGATGTCTCAACGGGGACGATACCGATGTCTCAGCTGATGTCTTAAACACTGGTTCGTGGTTTGTATTATGGGAAACCAACGCAGGAAACACACGAGACGGAGCTGAACGTTCCCGTCTGCTCTTCAGGGATACAACACTAAAACATCCACTAGCTTAGCTAATGCTAATGTGCAGTAGCTAACATGCTGCATACCGTCACATTAAATGAATGATGTGTAGTTAACATGTGTGGAACCACCGACTCTGTTCTCTCAGTCTGAAAGATGCTCACAGAAGAtttagacattaaaaacatttaaacaccacGACCTGATGTCTCGTGTTGTCATGGTCTCACACCGTGTCTGTCAcatgtttgacctctgaccttgaTGAGTGCAGAGCAGTGTCCCATCCCGGGAAGTTTGAAGTCCCTGAGCGGAGCGTTAGAATCCGGGACCAGGGCGGGGATCAGATCCAGCAGGTCTCCCACAGAGTTCAGGAACTGGACCGCGAACTGAGACAGAGgctgggggggagagagagagagagagagagggagagagagagagagagaggggagagagagagagaggggagagagagagagagggagagggagagagacagaggggagagagagagagagagaggaggggagagggggagagagagagacagagggagagagacagaggggagagagagagagagagaggaggggagagagggggagagagagagagagagggagagagacagaggggagagagagagagagagggaggaggggagagagggggagagagagagagagagagggagagagacagaggggagagagagagagagggagagagggaggggagagagggggagagagagagagaggggggagagagagagaggggggagagagggagagagagagagagagaggggggagagagagagagggggaggaggggagagagggggagagagagagagagagagagagggagagagacagaggggagagagagagagagggagagagagagagagggaggggagagagggggagagagagagagaggggggagagagagagaggggggagagagggagagagagagagagagaggggggagagagagagaggggggagagagagagaggggggagagagggagagagagggaggagagagagagagagagggagagagacagaggggagagagcgaaaggggggaagagagagagagagggagagagagaaaggggggaagagagagagagagggagagagagagagacagaggggagagagagagagggagagagagagaggggggagagagggagagagagagggagagagagagagacagaggggagagagagagagagagggggagagagagagagggggaagagagagagagagggggaagagagagagagaggtagagagagagagacagaggtgagagagagagagagagagagagagagggagggagggagagagagagagagaggaagtgtgtttgtgtttactgtatgAAAAGTATTATATCAATAAAGTTGTATTGATGAATCTCGTTAGTGATGTGAAGCGGCGCTCACCTTCTTCCCCGCCTTCTTGGCCCAGTCTGCAGCGCCGGCCTGCAGCCCGTCCATCTGAGCCACGATGAAGCCGGCGTGTCTCCACAGAGGATCTGAGTCTTTGTTCACTTTCACCTGCTCTCTGGTCCACGCGTCCTGCTTCCTACAAGAGCAGGAGACAAGGAAACAGGAGACAAGGAAACAGGAGACAAGGACAGATGTTTGCTCTCCTCTGTTTACTAAAAACGTTTTGAAGTAAAGAGAAGAACCGTGAGCCCACGGTCAGAAGATCTGCACATCGTCTGGAATAAACATGTTAGAGAACCTTCAACCCTCTGAGAGACCATATGAAAGATGgtgacagagaaacagactcACTCCAAGAAGCTCTGCACCGGGTCCAGGATCTTTGGGTCTGTGATGAGCTGAGGGTACATGTTGGTGTAGTGATCCATCATCTGCCTGCACAGACGAGAACAAACGAGTCAATACATGAAATACAGAgttaaagtgaagctgctccatcgtcccctctgagtctgcacagtttgttttggtctgctCTGAAagtgacctttaaccttcaaACAAAGCGTTTCATAATCACTGATGTTGAGGTTTTGATGATTGTGTGTTTGACCTCATCATGAGGGCGCCTGCTGGACGCTGTCAAAAGCGGAACATGCGTTTCCTCAGACTCAGCGgtggatttgatttgataagAGGAGCGTGCGGCACGTTGACTTACTGAGCGGTGAGGAAACCTTCCAGGTAACCGGCCAGGAAGAAGGTGAGCTCGTCAGTTTCAGGAGTCTGTCCGTACCCGGCGTGGACCTCCAGGATGCTCCAGCCCGTGGTGGTCAGGGTGTCGTTCAGGTACCCGTATGCATCGCCCTCCGTCTCCACCACGCCCTCCTTCAGGATGACGGTCTTCTGCCGGGCGTCCCAGTACACCGTGGCTGCGGTCATCTCTGGAGAAGACATGATCCAGTAAACTGTGAGGCTGATGAGTCCCAGGAAATCAAACAGCTTCAACTCATAAAGACataaacatcaacaaatcacTGCAGCGTGTCACTCCTACATTGaaccttttgtgttttctacatttttaaattctattttatatattgtaatatcttcttcttctgtattatttaagttgtttctagttctgatttatttccttgttaattgtttagcaccaatacaccaagtctaattcactgtatgtgtaaatgtacttggcaataaacccagattctgataaaaatcaaactatgaaTGAAATGCagtgatttgttcttttagaaagatgCTTTTTCCTTATGATCTATAATCAGTAATGACAGTGaaaaaatagccgatcagtggtggccttgattttaaaatccagaatccgcccagtctgagaccgagtaaaaatgctttggattcagagacaagaccttcaaaaagtggttggactctggtctcgggtacgTCTCGGTCTATCTATAACCACCTTCTTGTCTGTATTTAATCTCATATTCCTACgttcttcatttttaattcttaattGTCTTCTGTAGAGGAACAACTTTTCATCTCATAAAGGAGTTTTTTCAGACCAAGCTGGGGACATTTTGGAAGAGGAACTATTCACTAGGGAGTTCCCCTTTAACGACTCAACAAAAGGCTTTTTAGACTGCAGGTGCTTTTTCATAGTTCAAGGAAAtgttggaaccctccccctgtttttattgattctgcacAGCAGGAACCCTAACCCTAGGAAGTATTTAAGCTCCTAGAACCCCTTTCGAGGAACCTTTtaagctcctgcttcagagaagGTACCATTAGCTGTTTTctgaccaaacagttctggggactttttgaagaggaactactCACTGGGGAGTTTCCTGAGAACTACACAGCatgaagactttttttctgtcagcatTTGCACCGCCATGGTACCTAATCTGAAGCAGGaactaaaaaggttcctctaaatgggttctaggaactaaaattaTTCTTAGTTCCTGTGgtgcagaatcaataaaaacGGGTGAGGGTTAGGGTCAGCAAGTCTCTGTAGTTGTGTAGCCTACTTAGTGTAGTTCAAATGACAACTTAGAGAACTTCAACTTAAGTTAATATCTTGTGCAAGATATCTTCTAACTTCTATAATAAGGTATAATAATAAGGTAGGCtaatatattaaaaaacaaaacaccctcAGGTGGTCTAATGTGTCTCAAAGATTGTTTACTTTTTGGACCTTCCGGGGCTCCGTAAAACTCTGTCCTGCAGTGTAAACCATTATAGACTGTAAACACATTCAttcagctgacacacacacacacacacacacacacacacacacacacacacacacacacacacacacacacacacacacacacacacagacgtgaaAGCGACCTACTTACTGTCAGCACACACGGAGGTCGTCCCCgcgaaaaataaaacaaacacataaaaactcCTCTTTAGTGACAACATGGCGGGTGAAAGAGTTAACGCTAAACACGCTGCACACAGACTAACTACTTCCCTAACGGTGTGGTTGTTTTTATAGGACGAAGAGGAAATAGTCATGTGTTGGAGGGAATTTCTCTGGAAATCTGAGTAGCAACAGAGCGGAAcggcttctgattggctgcgaGCTGAAGGAAACGccgtgagtgtttgtgtgactttagatcaggcatgggcaaactacggcccgcgggccatatacggcccgttgggctttttaatccggcccgccgaacttgtccaaattatattattattaaattaaattttattataattaaacctcgttcgttttcccctgtaatgcccgcgtttccccaatagatggcgcacttcagagtgtggtgtattattccctttgccctatgaacccgtatgagcccttctgtaaagatgagcggatcaaagaaaagaaaagtggacagtgaatgcagagtgtttaatacggagtggacaactaaatatttgttcacattcagtccgatcaaaggctgtatgcctgatatgccaagaaactgtcacagttttcaaagagtacagtatcagccgtcactttgctatgaagcatgctaactacgctagcaagcagtccacgcaagaacgggcggctgcggctcagaggttgaaggataatttacagactcagcaacattttgttcaccaacaaactgcgattcaagagtcaactaccaaggcaagttttttgctggcattcaaattagcaaaggccagcaagcctttctccgaaggcgagtttttaaaagactgcgtggtagagacagcaggtctcttgtgtccggagagccaaggccagtttgaaaacatcagtttatcacacagaACTGTGACTCgtcgtgtggaactgattgatgaagatatagccagcgaattaaacatcatttaagttatattcactagcgctggatgaaagtaatgacgtgaaagacactgctcagctcctcatttttatccgagggattaatgacagttttgagataacggaggagtttttgaccatggagtccctgaaaggaaaaacgcgaggagaggacttgtataaccaggggaagaggattttaaatatgtgaccttcacATAGATAAAGAAAACTCCACCTAAAGGTGTCTGTAGTGGCTTGATCTTGCTTTTCAAAGGTTTGAGCCACTGAGGGGCTGATAGCCTACCGTACTTAATCGACgcgttgtttctgtgtttcgtAGCAATAATTCAATCAACTCCGTGCTGTCACACTCAAACGGGTTTATCTGAATCGTTCATTTACAATACATGTTCTGGTTGTCTACATACACTTATTCCATTATAacttgaatgtaaaacaaagccAGGATAAATGTTCCATTCACGATACATTTTCCAACAGCggtcaaaaactgtgtgcctctcacggtgggctgctcacctgtccgtgattaactcttcttctacttgtaACCTTCCCAACACCAAAGTGAATGTGCCCCCTACTGTGACCACAAGGAACTAccacagagcacacatacatactgaacacacaaatggctCGAACAGTGTGGTTGTTTTTATAGGACGAAGAGGAAATAGTTAGTCATGTGTTGGAGGGAATTTCTCTGGAAATCTGAGTAGCAACAGAGCGGAAcggcttctgattggctgcgaGCTGAAGGAAACGccgtgagtgtttgtgtgactttaGACACACATAACAGACATATAAGTCACATGATGAAGGTTACGGTGTTACatatcaagttttttttccaaatgagaagaaaaaacttCCACCCCAGatgggactcgaacccacaatCCCTGGCTTAGGAGGCCAGTGCCTTATCCATTAGGCCACTGGGGCTAGATAGCAGTACCGTGTCATGCAGAGAGATTATATAATCTGTTCAACATCTGCATTCAGAATAACCCGTAACACATTTCACTAAaatattatcttatttttagTTCAGTTAGAAATCTGATTACGAATTAATTATAATTCCGAAAAAAGGCGGGAATTCTGAGATCAGTTTTTTAGGTTAAATTACAATTTTCTAAATTTTGACTTTAAATTCAGAGGGTTTAGGGTTAGCCCCCTGAATTTTGACTTTTCCAGAGTGAGAAATCTGACTtgtatctatttattttattatttaaaatgacttCATAGTCAGAAATCTCTCTGGAAAAAGAAAGTCTGATTTCTGAAATTAAAATCAGAAATCTAATTTTGTAATAAATATCAGAAATCAAAAGTAATATATTTTCAGAGGCCCTGATCTCCCTTTGCTGAAATAAAAACTCTTTCTATCAGCCAATGAGCTGTAAATGTTCATCATCTGATCGGTGTAAGAGACAATAACacttaaaatcattttatttgatttatattccataaagtttaaaagaaaacaaagagaaacgaTCATTTCTTCTCTCATGCTACAGTGTGCTCGAGgctctgctgccccctagtgACAGCTGCAGGCAgtgaaataatcattttaaacacttaacagataaataaacgacaaagaaaacaaacaataatcaaTATAATATGGAATCTATATTACtcagcaggtcaggagaataAAGTAGGAATGACAAGAAGTGATacagattaaaacattttcccttcgtacatgttttcattcatcgcagagaggagaaatgaaCGCACATGCATTTTAGGCGATATCATAATAACTTAAACTTCGTTAAAGACGGCCgtgaaaaaagaagctgtggGAGCTGAAGCTCGTCATTGTGAACAAGCTgagacaggaagtagaaagaCGATCCTTCATAAAGAACTACAAATATGTCCGCTTCTGTCTCCTCCACACCTTCACATTTTATTCATCTGTTAGTCTCAACATGTAAAATATCATCTTAAGCAGCGACATAAACCCCGTCTTAAAAATCACACccaaagaaaagaagcaaacagTGACGTAAATATTCAGACGTTTAACAATCAGCGTGAAGCACATCGACACGACGCTTCAGAGCAAAGAAGGCACacttcataaaatataaatcctCCTGTGCTGCACCACACTCAGGCTAACGTAACGTGGACTCTCTGAGTCTCAGAAAGGTTAAATAGTGATAAagcttttgatttttaaaggtcacatgtcttcttcagtttaaataagtctcagagctcctcaaaacatgtgtgaagtttcttgttctaaatccgctctgatcctgtatttgatcatgtctataaacccctctatttcataacatggggaagaggattttaaatgtgtgacctttaaagtttctGAGATAAAGAAAACTCCACCAATCGACCCACACGGATCCaatcagcagcagctttaaagtTCAGTAGTTCCTCATCTTTTTCACAGagcacacccccccccccccgacacacacacacacacaccccacacacacacacagacacacagacacacacacacacagacacacacacacacacacacacacacacacacacacacaccccacacacacacacacacacaccccacacacacacacagacacacagacacacacacacacagacacacacacacacacacacaccccacacacacacacacacacacacacacacacacacacacacacacacacacacagacacacacacacacacacacacacacaccccacacacac from Labrus mixtus chromosome 20, fLabMix1.1, whole genome shotgun sequence carries:
- the LOC132954372 gene encoding phospholipase B-like 1, which codes for MTISSSSYKNNHTVREVVSLCAACLALTLSPAMLSLKRSFYVFVLFFAGTTSVCADKMTAATVYWDARQKTVILKEGVVETEGDAYGYLNDTLTTTGWSILEVHAGYGQTPETDELTFFLAGYLEGFLTAQQMMDHYTNMYPQLITDPKILDPVQSFLEKQDAWTREQVKVNKDSDPLWRHAGFIVAQMDGLQAGAADWAKKAGKKPLSQFAVQFLNSVGDLLDLIPALVPDSNAPLRDFKLPGMGHCSALIKLLPGYENLLFAHSSWYTYAAMLRIYKHWDFKITDANTATGKLSFSSYPGRSVSLSLCLSLSVSLSVSLSLSLSLCLSLSLSVSLSVSLSLSLSLCLSLCLSVSVSLSLSLCLSLSLSLSLSLSLSLCLSLSLSVSLSVSLSLCLSLCLSLCLSLSVSLSVSLSLSLSLCLSLCLSVSLSVSLSVSLSLSLSLSLCLSFVCLFSDYKKDPYSKGDPCNTICCRGDLRTEKASPSGCYDTKVTDFNMAEMFSAEALNGPTTQGGLPPFTWVGNFSSISHQGLPPSFNFTFVKMYPLLFRP